From the Rhodocyclaceae bacterium genome, one window contains:
- a CDS encoding dihydrodipicolinate synthase family protein — protein MSSAPAVASPVFMPGLVHTPLTPFTPDGAIDCARHAQLIEFHLRNGADSIAVPMHAGESVSLPTAERHRVLEFVLDKVAGRVPVIAHVSESGTAMAAALAQHAQHAGAKAIVANVPYYWTPPQSMLVEHFAQIAAVVDLPMFVHNFPDEMGGVKFNATSAIELVERSPNFIGLVDSSLDWQYMIELLMLARRVRPSFALLSGSEYLISAHAIGATGSFCALAGIAPRAVRRLHELCVAERYEEARPLQNAVAALRMAIKPGGVAGLKAASRAMARDCGDVRPPLTPLSAAQGTALSLALSKIGMLGDEPQGW, from the coding sequence ATGTCCTCTGCCCCCGCTGTCGCCTCCCCGGTGTTCATGCCCGGGCTCGTCCATACCCCGCTCACCCCGTTCACGCCCGACGGCGCGATCGATTGCGCACGCCATGCGCAGCTCATCGAGTTCCACCTGCGCAACGGTGCCGATTCGATCGCGGTGCCGATGCATGCGGGCGAGTCGGTCAGCCTGCCCACCGCCGAGCGCCACCGGGTGCTCGAGTTCGTCCTCGACAAGGTGGCGGGGCGCGTGCCGGTGATCGCCCACGTCAGCGAGTCGGGCACTGCAATGGCCGCCGCGCTCGCGCAGCATGCGCAGCACGCCGGCGCGAAGGCCATCGTGGCCAACGTGCCCTACTACTGGACGCCACCGCAGTCGATGCTGGTCGAACACTTCGCTCAGATCGCGGCCGTGGTCGACCTGCCGATGTTCGTCCACAATTTTCCCGATGAGATGGGCGGTGTGAAGTTCAACGCAACCTCGGCCATCGAACTGGTCGAGCGCTCCCCGAACTTCATCGGTCTGGTCGATTCCAGCCTCGACTGGCAGTACATGATCGAGCTGCTCATGCTGGCGCGCCGAGTCCGTCCGTCGTTCGCACTGCTGTCCGGATCGGAGTACCTCATTTCGGCGCATGCGATCGGTGCCACCGGGTCCTTCTGTGCCCTGGCCGGCATTGCGCCCAGGGCGGTTCGGCGCCTGCATGAACTGTGCGTTGCCGAGCGCTACGAAGAAGCGCGCCCGCTGCAGAACGCGGTTGCTGCCCTGCGGATGGCGATCAAGCCGGGCGGTGTCGCCGGCCTCAAGGCTGCGTCGCGTGCGATGGCGCGCGATTGCGGCGATGTCCGACCACCGCTGACCCCGCTGTCCGCGGCACAGGGCACGGCGCTTTCGCTGGCGCTGTCGAAGATCGGCATGCTCGGCGACGAACCGCAGGGCTGGTAG
- a CDS encoding dihydrodipicolinate synthase family protein: MPLILKGVMQSPVTPLKADFSPDLETFERLLDFHVRTGATAISWPHHKGESLNLTIAERKRFAEVAVKTVAGRVPVSIHVSALAVEDSIDLARHAQAVGADAIIAITPYFWNPSPAAIHDWFMRLGREVDLPIIAYNSPSYLDGVEFTGELITSLLEKLPNLVAMKEASFDSEKFLEISRAALAVRPDFSLVAGVEFLLPSIPLGGKGSYSSAGAICPNLCTRLYASCVEGRWDEARDCQYKLSQLWQLFRDQYPSSLKGGMVIMGRPVGPTRPPLPTASEKRIAFIAEQLGELGILDTEPHGW, translated from the coding sequence GTGCCCCTCATTCTCAAGGGCGTGATGCAGAGCCCGGTCACGCCGCTGAAGGCAGACTTCAGCCCCGATCTAGAGACCTTCGAGCGCCTGCTCGATTTCCACGTCCGCACCGGTGCCACCGCGATCTCCTGGCCGCACCACAAGGGCGAATCGCTGAACCTCACCATCGCCGAGCGCAAGCGCTTCGCCGAGGTCGCGGTGAAGACGGTAGCGGGCCGTGTCCCCGTGTCCATCCACGTCAGTGCCCTGGCGGTGGAGGATTCGATCGACCTGGCACGGCATGCGCAGGCGGTCGGGGCAGACGCGATCATCGCGATCACGCCGTACTTCTGGAACCCGTCGCCGGCGGCCATCCACGACTGGTTCATGCGGCTGGGTCGCGAGGTCGACCTGCCGATCATCGCCTACAACTCACCGTCCTACCTAGACGGCGTCGAGTTCACCGGCGAACTGATCACGAGCCTGCTCGAGAAACTGCCGAACCTGGTTGCCATGAAGGAGGCCAGTTTCGACTCCGAGAAGTTCCTCGAGATCTCCCGTGCGGCGCTGGCAGTGCGCCCCGATTTCTCGCTCGTTGCCGGAGTCGAGTTCCTCCTGCCCTCGATCCCGCTCGGCGGCAAGGGGTCCTATTCGTCTGCCGGCGCCATCTGCCCGAACCTCTGCACCCGCCTGTACGCCTCATGCGTGGAAGGCCGCTGGGACGAAGCCCGCGACTGCCAGTACAAGTTGTCCCAGCTGTGGCAGCTGTTCCGTGACCAGTACCCGTCATCGCTCAAGGGCGGCATGGTGATCATGGGTCGCCCGGTCGGGCCGACCCGTCCGCCGCTGCCCACCGCAAGCGAGAAGCGGATCGCCTTCATCGCCGAGCAACTCGGCGAACTGGGCATCCTCGACACCGAACCCCACGGCTGGTGA
- a CDS encoding glutathione S-transferase: MYNLYYWSHIQGRGEFIRLALEAAGADYVDVVRQSEKKGGGRAAVLSILQGTDPRAPFAPPILEVDGEWISQTANILAFLGPRLGLVPKDAASRRWANQLQLVVADFIVEAHDTHHPIAKHLYYEEQKPAARKRAKAFVELRMPKFLGYFEAVLERNPKGPSWLVGSELSYVDLSVFQSIAGLRYAFPKAMSRLEPEHPNLVALHARVAKLPRVARYLKSKRRIPFNQSGIFRHYPELDR, from the coding sequence ATGTACAACCTCTACTACTGGTCGCACATCCAGGGCCGCGGCGAATTCATCCGCCTCGCGCTCGAGGCCGCAGGCGCGGACTACGTCGACGTCGTGCGCCAATCCGAGAAGAAGGGCGGCGGTCGCGCGGCGGTGCTGTCGATCCTGCAGGGCACCGACCCGCGCGCACCGTTCGCGCCGCCGATCCTCGAGGTCGACGGCGAGTGGATCTCGCAGACGGCCAACATCCTCGCCTTCCTCGGCCCGCGGCTCGGGCTGGTGCCGAAGGATGCCGCTTCGCGCCGCTGGGCGAACCAGCTGCAGCTGGTGGTCGCGGACTTCATCGTCGAAGCGCACGACACCCATCATCCGATCGCCAAGCATCTCTACTACGAAGAGCAGAAGCCCGCGGCGCGCAAGCGGGCGAAGGCCTTCGTCGAGCTGCGCATGCCGAAGTTCCTCGGCTACTTCGAGGCCGTGCTCGAGCGCAACCCCAAGGGGCCGTCCTGGCTGGTCGGCAGCGAACTGTCCTATGTCGACCTGTCGGTGTTCCAGTCGATCGCGGGCCTGCGCTACGCGTTCCCGAAGGCGATGTCGCGCCTCGAGCCGGAACACCCCAACCTGGTGGCACTGCACGCACGTGTCGCGAAACTGCCCCGGGTCGCGCGCTACCTGAAGTCGAAGCGGCGCATACCGTTCAATCAGAGCGGGATCTTCCGGCATTACCCGGAGCTGGATCGTTGA
- a CDS encoding nucleotide pyrophosphohydrolase: MAAMTDDSLAGLTERLRHFAAERDWEQFHSPKNLAIGVAAEAGELAAEFQWIDGADSYTPEAAHLDRIRHESADVLLYLVRLADRLQFDLLAAANEKIGLNARKYPVEQFKGSSRKYSED, translated from the coding sequence ATGGCAGCGATGACCGATGACAGCCTTGCCGGGCTCACCGAACGCCTGCGCCACTTCGCGGCCGAGCGCGACTGGGAGCAGTTCCACTCGCCGAAGAACCTCGCCATCGGCGTCGCCGCGGAGGCAGGCGAACTGGCGGCCGAGTTCCAGTGGATCGACGGCGCGGACAGCTACACGCCGGAGGCCGCCCACCTCGACCGCATCCGCCATGAATCGGCCGACGTGCTGCTCTACCTGGTGCGCCTCGCCGACCGGCTGCAGTTCGACCTCCTCGCGGCCGCGAACGAGAAGATCGGCCTGAACGCGCGCAAGTACCCGGTCGAGCAGTTCAAGGGGTCGTCGCGGAAGTACTCCGAGGACTGA